The Nitrospirota bacterium DNA window CACCTCGGCATGGTTGCAGCAGCCAATGCCTTGCCGATACTGCTCTTTACGCTCTTCGGCGGTCTGATCGCAGACCGGTATCCTAAGCGCAATCTCCTCTTATTCACCCAGGCGCTTTCGATCATACCAGCAGTCCTTCTCGGCTTTCTGACCAGCAGAGGCACCGTGACGGTCTGGCATGTTGCCGGATTGGCTGCCTTTCTGGGTACGATCAATGCCCTGGATATTCCGGTGCGCCAGTCTTTTCTTGCAGAGATGGTCGGCAAGGGACATATTGCAAATGCCATTGCCCTGAATTCGGCAGCCTTTAACGGAGCGCGCATAACCGGCCCTGTGATCGCCGGTGTTGCCATAGCCTATTTAGGCATTCCGGCGTGCTTCTATCTGAATGCGCTCAGCTTTGTAGCGGTGATCGTTGCTCTGTACCGCATCGAGACAAGAGGAGAGATAAGAGGAAGGTCTGAGGGCATGCTCAGGGACTTTTATAAAGGGCTCGTCTTTGTCAGGGCAAACAGGGAGATGAAGCATGTTTTTCTGCTGATCGCTGTGTTCAGCGTCATAGGACTGCCGTACATCAGCCTTCTTCCGATCTTTGCAGCCGAGGTATTC harbors:
- a CDS encoding MFS transporter, encoding MEDSGRFSAFSFRDFRLFWFGQIISLSGSWMQTVAQGWLVYSLTKSPLHLGMVAAANALPILLFTLFGGLIADRYPKRNLLLFTQALSIIPAVLLGFLTSRGTVTVWHVAGLAAFLGTINALDIPVRQSFLAEMVGKGHIANAIALNSAAFNGARITGPVIAGVAIAYLGIPACFYLNALSFVAVIVALYRIETRGEIRGRSEGMLRDFYKGLVFVRANREMKHVFLLIAVFSVIGLPYISLLPIFAAEVFHAGPKGLGFLVGASGIGALTAALLIAARRDIKDKARFMSLAALTFAAALFLFSLSSILWLSLLVIMAAGWGMVSYLAVANSFIQITVPDELRGRVMSLYSLVFLGTVPIGNAIMGMIADRTGTPRAVTIAGVVCLIAAAVFAKRHLMRRNRI